A single Sphingosinicella sp. BN140058 DNA region contains:
- the dnaN gene encoding DNA polymerase III subunit beta, translated as MKLLIERAALLRVLSHSQSVVERRNTIPVLSNVMIEARNDAVTLTATDLDLQITETVGARVELGGRITVSAHTLFDIIRKMPDGCEIELAAGDAQLTITGGRARFRLAILPAEDFPVIATGELPTRFELDAEELGTLLGRVRYAISTEETRYYLNGIYLHTTDEKELLAVATDGHRLARNGIPAPAGIEIDPGIIIPRKCVAELLKLVDEVDGDVSIELSQTKIRFLLGNAILTSKVIDGTFPQYQRVIPTTNDKIVTVDATSLAQGIDRVATIATEKTRAVRVDLSSNKLTLIVESPENGRAVEEVEADYTGADLSIGFNARYFLEVLNHHKATSIEISLADPAAPALLRPKTEGATEIGILMPMRV; from the coding sequence ATGAAGCTTCTCATCGAGCGCGCTGCGCTTCTCCGCGTCCTCAGCCACAGCCAGTCGGTCGTCGAGCGGCGCAACACCATTCCAGTTTTGTCGAACGTCATGATCGAGGCCCGTAACGATGCGGTTACGCTGACTGCTACCGATCTGGATCTCCAGATCACCGAGACTGTCGGAGCGCGTGTCGAGCTCGGAGGCCGCATCACGGTCTCGGCGCACACACTCTTCGACATCATTCGCAAAATGCCGGACGGATGCGAGATCGAGCTCGCTGCCGGCGACGCGCAGCTGACCATCACCGGCGGCCGCGCCCGTTTCCGCCTGGCGATCCTTCCCGCCGAAGACTTCCCGGTGATTGCCACTGGTGAACTGCCCACCCGCTTCGAACTCGACGCGGAAGAACTCGGCACGCTTCTGGGCCGGGTCCGGTACGCGATCTCGACGGAGGAGACCCGCTACTACCTGAACGGCATCTATCTCCACACCACTGACGAAAAGGAACTCCTCGCGGTGGCCACCGACGGTCACCGGCTTGCCCGCAATGGCATTCCAGCACCGGCAGGGATCGAAATCGATCCCGGCATCATCATCCCCCGGAAGTGCGTCGCGGAGCTGCTGAAGCTCGTCGACGAGGTGGACGGCGACGTCTCGATCGAGCTCTCGCAAACCAAGATTCGCTTCTTGCTCGGCAATGCAATTCTCACGAGCAAGGTGATCGACGGCACCTTCCCGCAGTACCAGCGCGTGATTCCGACGACGAACGATAAAATCGTGACTGTCGACGCGACCAGCCTGGCTCAGGGCATCGACCGCGTCGCGACGATTGCGACCGAGAAGACCCGGGCTGTCAGGGTCGACCTCTCATCGAACAAGCTCACGCTCATCGTCGAAAGTCCGGAGAACGGCCGCGCGGTCGAGGAGGTCGAGGCCGACTACACTGGCGCTGACCTGTCTATCGGTTTCAACGCCCGATACTTCCTCGAGGTCCTGAACCACCACAAAGCGACGTCGATCGAGATCTCTCTTGCCGATCCGGCGGCACCGGCGCTTCTTCGGCCGAAGACCGAAGGCGCGACGGAGATCGGTATTTTGATGCCGATGCGGGTCTAA
- a CDS encoding DnaA N-terminal domain-containing protein, with translation MTELSTAGRASLDTVPNYRLCKAATRAEASPQARLLLVHLIGYLGVDQRQDPSARFVVFPGNTRLADELNYSTRSIQRLADELESKGLLRRCYNGLNRRTGFDLTPLAMQHETIEANICAVHTRRRQERDRLQLELTLEADRIRRPVTASPTTSQDDEAVTLNRPNHQDSAESGLSAILDSVDESLIEKLGPSGDPLAPEAEREAQILQLLTGSGRAAHLGWFLAKKTYGLDRAIALCAIAENDPKRKATTERYFGWLVRMAMTGDGHTIIEQAAYRARTKAGTAGAKVCAPAPVPTAELRPIVGEDATMTAVRQAIKEDVGAGPYHSWFDHLTFDVTEDVVTVRARNAFNAAYVESNFGGAIEAALTLLPAADQRSVRYEVA, from the coding sequence GTGACTGAGCTCTCCACAGCCGGACGAGCTTCCCTCGACACGGTCCCGAACTACCGCCTTTGCAAGGCCGCTACCCGCGCGGAAGCGAGCCCGCAGGCGCGCCTCCTTCTCGTGCATCTTATCGGATATCTCGGCGTCGATCAGCGTCAAGATCCCTCCGCCCGCTTCGTCGTCTTCCCAGGCAACACACGCCTCGCCGACGAACTGAATTATTCCACGCGATCTATCCAGCGGCTTGCCGACGAGTTGGAGAGCAAGGGCCTCCTGCGCCGCTGCTATAACGGCCTCAATCGGCGCACGGGCTTCGACCTCACCCCTCTCGCCATGCAACACGAGACGATCGAAGCGAACATCTGCGCCGTCCATACGCGCCGGAGGCAAGAGCGCGATCGGCTGCAGCTCGAGCTCACGTTGGAAGCCGATCGCATCCGCCGGCCGGTCACTGCGTCACCCACGACATCCCAGGATGACGAGGCTGTCACCCTTAACAGACCAAATCATCAAGATTCAGCAGAGTCCGGTCTTTCTGCAATTTTGGATTCTGTTGATGAGAGCCTGATCGAGAAGCTCGGTCCCTCGGGCGATCCGTTGGCGCCGGAAGCAGAGCGAGAGGCTCAGATCCTTCAGCTCTTGACCGGATCCGGTCGTGCCGCCCACCTGGGTTGGTTCCTGGCCAAGAAGACCTATGGCCTGGATCGAGCCATCGCCTTGTGCGCGATCGCAGAGAACGATCCGAAGCGAAAGGCCACCACTGAGCGGTATTTCGGCTGGCTGGTCCGCATGGCCATGACCGGCGATGGGCACACCATCATCGAGCAGGCTGCTTACCGCGCGCGCACCAAGGCTGGGACGGCCGGGGCTAAGGTCTGCGCCCCAGCTCCCGTGCCAACGGCTGAATTGAGACCGATCGTCGGCGAGGATGCAACCATGACCGCGGTCAGGCAGGCTATCAAGGAAGACGTCGGAGCTGGCCCCTACCATTCCTGGTTCGACCACCTGACCTTCGACGTCACCGAAGACGTCGTCACCGTGCGCGCTAGAAATGCCTTCAACGCCGCTTACGTCGAGAGCAACTTCGGAGGAGCGATTGAGGCGGCGCTCACACTGCTTCCCGCTGCTGACCAGCGGAGTGTTAGGTACGAGGTGGCTTAG
- a CDS encoding UvrD-helicase domain-containing protein, whose product MATAPKSHVPIGVSGHPLTAEQQALIASPPSETARWIAGAGCSKTTSLVEYAHAWSDYSGLYLAFNAPIAAEAKGRFPRHIRTQTAHAHAYQLLNMRRHQDRIIKSNLRPDHLDGCQDLLRLVGSMKEQSVRRAVLRSIQNFLISGDYEVREYHLSGFPIQTRAACVPMVSAIIDRFMDFDRSELPITHDMYLKKFQLTRAITGFDYLLLDEAQDWNPVLLEIARKAQLPSKVVGDPWQSIYAFRGAENAMDSFPGPVFPLSKSFRFGPKIAAVANYVLSQSLTPPTWPLVGFEKQESFVLPYEGRLKRRCTILARTNFRLFEGLVAMKLPYHMVGGIDELISQVRAGYALYTKQPNQFIDPLVSRFLTWDDCKEAAKAEEDPDLIRLVRIVEQYTTAIPEILVDIKARFQPDETDAQLILSTGHKAKGREWDNTVVLDDFLGPNELRAMLSRKRITPTEYNSEINLLYVVLTRGRQTLSIAQPLYDEIMNEARIEHDFDIM is encoded by the coding sequence ATGGCAACAGCACCGAAGTCGCACGTCCCCATCGGCGTGAGCGGCCATCCTCTGACTGCTGAGCAGCAAGCTCTCATCGCCTCTCCGCCGTCGGAGACAGCGCGTTGGATTGCCGGCGCCGGATGCTCGAAAACCACCTCACTCGTGGAATATGCTCACGCGTGGAGCGACTATTCGGGACTGTACCTAGCCTTCAACGCTCCGATTGCCGCGGAGGCGAAGGGACGCTTCCCCCGTCACATCCGCACCCAGACGGCGCACGCCCATGCCTACCAGTTATTGAACATGCGGCGGCACCAGGACCGGATCATCAAGAGCAACCTTCGGCCAGATCATCTCGACGGCTGCCAGGACCTCCTCCGCCTCGTGGGGAGCATGAAGGAGCAGAGCGTCCGCCGAGCGGTCCTCCGTAGCATTCAGAACTTCCTGATCTCCGGTGACTATGAGGTTCGCGAGTACCACCTATCCGGTTTCCCCATCCAAACTCGTGCGGCTTGCGTGCCGATGGTGTCTGCGATCATCGACAGGTTCATGGACTTCGATCGTTCAGAGCTGCCGATCACACACGACATGTACCTCAAGAAGTTCCAGCTCACTCGAGCCATCACCGGCTTCGACTACCTCCTCCTCGACGAGGCCCAGGACTGGAACCCCGTCCTGCTCGAGATCGCGCGCAAGGCGCAGCTGCCATCCAAGGTCGTCGGCGATCCGTGGCAGTCCATCTACGCGTTCCGCGGCGCCGAGAACGCGATGGACTCTTTCCCGGGGCCCGTCTTCCCTCTCTCCAAATCCTTCCGCTTCGGCCCGAAGATCGCTGCTGTGGCCAACTACGTCCTTTCTCAAAGCCTGACGCCGCCCACCTGGCCGCTCGTTGGCTTCGAGAAACAGGAGAGCTTCGTTCTGCCTTACGAGGGCCGCCTGAAGCGCCGCTGCACGATCCTAGCCCGAACGAACTTCAGGCTCTTCGAGGGCCTCGTGGCGATGAAGCTCCCCTACCACATGGTGGGCGGCATCGACGAGCTCATCAGTCAGGTTCGAGCGGGCTACGCTCTGTACACCAAGCAGCCCAACCAATTCATCGATCCATTGGTCTCGCGCTTTCTGACGTGGGACGACTGCAAGGAGGCGGCCAAGGCCGAGGAGGATCCTGATCTTATCCGACTGGTGCGCATCGTCGAGCAATACACGACGGCTATCCCAGAGATCCTGGTAGACATCAAAGCGCGCTTCCAGCCGGACGAGACCGACGCGCAGCTTATCCTATCGACCGGACACAAGGCCAAGGGGCGCGAGTGGGACAATACCGTTGTCCTCGACGACTTCCTCGGCCCCAACGAGCTTCGGGCCATGCTCAGCCGCAAGAGGATCACGCCCACGGAGTACAACTCCGAAATCAATCTTCTTTATGTTGTACTTACGCGGGGCAGGCAGACGCTCTCGATCGCTCAGCCGCTCTACGACGAGATCATGAACGAGGCTCGCATCGAGCACGATTTCGACATCATGTAA
- a CDS encoding ATP-binding protein encodes MAMAVELGRAKFAREKGGTPENIFWDLSTAISGHAIIVGSSGSGKTHRLRYLIDRLQRVVRNPTIHILDVHGDIAPNHPNSVRFSETTPYGLNPLAVTTDPEFGGVRKRINTFISMINRSTSHLGTRQLAVLRALLNDLYELNGYDPANPITWDPATNPLVSGMSAQTGTHPAMSDLTNLCAWRIKNLLTGSGSEAFRTLNEINKTYKRMARLQRKLAPGEEATLETMKSTCIDQYAAFVHSIETGKELDDLLNYESVEPMRAVYERLKQLDATGIFKDQPPQFDPRDPLRVYEISSLLEDEQKMFAEVLLERLFIDAKATGQKPAPDTFIVIDEAHKFMTDENDHILNRMAREVRKFGVGLILVSQNFEHFPEDLIANSAMTMILGLHDLHHKRAASKLGLKVDRLKWIRPKHTALVQVRSGSGAGLTNAFNDVYLARG; translated from the coding sequence ATGGCTATGGCAGTGGAACTCGGTCGCGCTAAGTTCGCGAGGGAAAAAGGCGGTACCCCGGAGAATATCTTCTGGGACCTTTCGACGGCAATTTCGGGCCACGCGATCATCGTGGGCTCGTCCGGCTCCGGTAAGACGCATCGCTTGCGCTACCTGATCGACCGGCTGCAACGCGTGGTCCGCAACCCGACCATTCACATCCTGGACGTGCATGGGGACATTGCCCCCAACCACCCAAACAGCGTGCGCTTCTCCGAGACCACCCCTTACGGGCTCAACCCCCTCGCGGTCACGACCGATCCCGAATTTGGCGGGGTACGGAAGCGCATCAACACCTTCATCAGCATGATCAACCGCTCGACCAGCCACTTGGGCACTCGGCAGCTGGCGGTTCTGCGCGCGCTCCTCAACGACCTTTACGAGCTCAACGGCTACGATCCCGCGAACCCGATCACCTGGGACCCGGCTACGAACCCGCTGGTCAGCGGGATGTCCGCCCAGACCGGCACCCACCCGGCCATGAGCGATCTCACCAACCTTTGCGCTTGGCGGATCAAGAATCTGCTCACCGGGTCCGGCAGCGAGGCTTTCCGGACCCTCAATGAGATCAACAAGACCTACAAGCGTATGGCCAGGCTTCAGCGGAAACTGGCGCCGGGGGAAGAGGCTACCCTAGAGACGATGAAGTCCACCTGTATCGATCAGTATGCAGCCTTCGTTCACTCGATCGAAACGGGCAAGGAGCTGGACGACCTCCTCAATTACGAGTCCGTTGAGCCGATGCGTGCGGTGTACGAGCGCCTCAAGCAGCTCGACGCTACCGGCATCTTCAAAGACCAGCCGCCTCAGTTCGACCCGCGCGATCCGCTCCGTGTTTACGAGATAAGCTCGCTCCTTGAAGACGAACAGAAAATGTTCGCGGAGGTGTTGCTGGAGCGCCTGTTTATCGACGCCAAGGCTACCGGGCAGAAGCCAGCTCCGGATACGTTTATCGTGATAGACGAAGCCCACAAGTTTATGACCGACGAGAACGATCATATCCTCAACAGGATGGCGAGAGAGGTGCGTAAGTTTGGTGTTGGCCTTATTCTGGTTAGTCAGAATTTCGAGCACTTTCCCGAGGACCTCATCGCCAACTCGGCTATGACGATGATCCTGGGACTTCATGACCTGCATCACAAGCGCGCTGCCAGCAAGCTTGGGCTCAAAGTCGATCGCCTTAAATGGATCAGGCCGAAGCATACCGCCTTGGTTCAGGTGCGCAGCGGCTCAGGAGCAGGCCTCACGAACGCGTTCAACGACGTTTATCTCGCGAGGGGCTGA